From Halanaerobium saccharolyticum subsp. saccharolyticum DSM 6643:
GAACCTTGAAAGAAGTTGGAAGTCAGTTTGGTGTAACTAGAGAAAGAATCAGACAAATCCAGGCTAAGGCTTTAAGAAAGCTCAGACATCCTACTAGAAGTAAAGAATTAAGAGGATATTTAAATAATTAAAGCATCTATTCTATTTGGGCACTTTATTTAAACTTATTATTTATATTTTAAATAAATTAACAAAAATTAAGGCTGATTCACTGCTATCACACAGTGTTTCAGCCTCTTTTTTTATATTAAATTTTATACTAATTTTATATTTTTAATTCAAAGACAAAAACAGTTTAACTTAAGAATCAAACTTTTTAACTACATAAGAGTTTATTACATCATATAAAAATTGAAGATTATCACTCTCTTTTTCAAAATTTTGCTGCAGCAGTGGAATATCAGTTTGAATCATGGTAAAAAGGCGGTATAAGTTTGGATCATCTTTTTCTAATTCTATTTTAAATTCTTTCTCTAAAATAGAAATAAATAGTTCGTAAATCTGATTGATCAATACTTTTGGAAAACGAACTCTATTTATTTTTTCTTTCTGTTCTGTTTTGTCTAGTTCTAAGTCATTAATAATGAATCTGAAAAGCTCTTTAACAATTGGCTTTTTGTTTTGCATCTCTTCACTTATGATTTCTAGATAATTAATTAAATAATCATTATTTAACTTTTTGCAGTTGCTTATTAGAATTTCATAAGTTTCACGCCAACTTTCTTCAAATACTTCTATATAAAGTTCCCATTTGTTTGGGTAATAGTTATATAATGTACCTACCGCTATTCCTACTTCAGATGCAATTTTACGCATACTAACATTTTGATATGAATTATCTCTAAATAATGCTAATGCAGTTTTAGATATTTCCTCATCTAAGTTTTCAATAATTTTAGGCATTCCTCTATTCTCCTTTACCAAAACTTTTTTTAGCTAATAATCTAGTTTTAGATAATAATCTAGTAAGTTAAGCACTTTCTTTATCATATTTTAATTGGCTTTTTTTTACCGTTTTTTTAGCTTCTGCTGTTTCCAGTTCTTTGATTTCTTGATAAACATAAATAAAAAGTACTGCTGTTAAAATTGAGGTTAATCCATCAGCTACTGGCTGTGCCATAAATAAGCCTCGCCTTCCAAAAGATTTAGAAAGTAATATGATTGCTGGAATAAAGAAAAAACCCTGCCTTGATAGAGATAAAATAGTTGCTGGAACTCCATGACCTAAAGCCTGAAATAAAGTATTAATTGTTATTGCAAATCCGAGCAGCGGTAAAACAAGAGCATAAAGTTTTAAACCTGCAGCAGCAATTTCTATAACTTCAGGGTCCTGACTGAAAATACTGATTACCTGCCCGTTAAAGAAAAAGAAAATAATAAATAACAAAATACCAAAAAGGGTTGTTCTCTTAATTGTCACTTTAATTGAATCCTTAAGTCTCTCAATTTTTTTGGCACCAAAATTAAAACCTGCAACCGGCTGAAATCCCTGAGTGAATCCTGCAATTACAAAAAAACCAAAAGAAAATACACGGTTAATAATTCCTACAGAAGCAACAACTGCAGCACCATAAACAGCAGCCATATTATTTAATACTGTCATTGCAACACTACTTAAAAGCTGTCTAATTAAAGTTGGAACTCCTATTTTCATTATTTCAGTATATATTGAAAGTGAAGGACTGAATTCTCTTATTTTAAAATCAAGCACACTTTTATCCGATTTATAAAAAGCAATTAAGATCAAGGTTGATACAGCCTGTGCAATAACTGTTGCTGTAGAAGCTCCTGCAATGCCCATCTTAAAAGTAAAAATCAAAATTGGATCTAAAATTATATTTAAAAGAGCTCCTGTACTTAAAGCAATCATACTCATTCTGGCACTACCTTCTGCTCGAACCATATTATTCATGTTCATATTACTCATTGTAAAAATCGAACCCAAAATAATAATAGCAGTGTAGTTTACTGCATATGGCATAATTACATCAGTTGCACCAAAGAGTCTGAGCAGTGGTTTTAAATAATATAAACCACCTGCTGCCATTATAATACCTAAAATAAAGGTTGTAATAATCGAAGTTGTAGAAACTCGATTAGCCATTGCTTTATTATCTTCTCCTAATAATCGAGAAATAAATGAGGCTGAACCAATACCAAAGCTTAAACCAATAGCTGATATTACCATAAATAAGGGGAAAGCAATTGTTACAGCTCCAATCGCTTCAGTTCCTATTCTTCCCACAAAAATTGTATCAACAATATTGTAAACTGCTGTGACTAACATTCCTATTATCGCAGGAATAGACATTTCTGTCAATAATTTAGGTATCGGTGTTTCAGCAAGTTTTCTTGTTTTTTCATCTTTGTACATTTTATTACCTCCAACTATGTTATATAAATTATATTAATCTAAGATATTATATGAATATCGTTCATAATATTATAAAAAAACTTTATGAATTATGTTCACTAAAATAAATTATAATGAATTATGTTCATAAAGTCAAGATTTTTATTTATTTTTAATGAATTCTTTTCCAAGTTTAGAATTAAAAAATATAAGATTAAAGCTTAAAAAGACTGCCGCACCAGTGATGATCAGATATTCAACTTCAAGCACTTTAATCATAAAGGAAGAAATCAGTAGTGCAGCTGGAACAATTATCTTAATTATACTCATTTTAACACTTAAAACTCGGCCCAGTATATTATGAGGTACTATTTTTTGAATAATTACATTTGCCGGCACATCTATCCAGGCCACTGAAATACCGCTAAGAAACATCAAAAAACTATAATAGATCAAAATTAAATTTTCACCGGGAGTATTTTGAAAAAGAATGATGGGCACTGCAAATGCTGTTACTCCAACTGCTGAAATCAGAGCAATATTTCTGATTAAAATATTGTAGCCTATTTGGTCCATTATTTTTTCAGTTAATAAAGCCCCGGTTATCATCCCAACTGGAAATGCTGCCTGAATTAAACCATATTTATCAGGATTAATTTTCCAGATTGTATTCATTAAATAAGGCAGCGGGACAATTAGAGTAAAGTTAAAAAAGAAATTTAAGGCGACAAAGATATAAACTAAGGATTTTAATTTTTTTGATCTAAAAATGTAATAAAATCCTTCTTTTAATCTAAAAATAAAAGTGCCTAAGTTTTTATTATCTTCTCTCCCCTTCTCTGACTGCCGATTATAATGATAGTCGATAAAATATTCTATCAGAGCAGAAATCAAAAAAGATAGGGCATTAATTAAGATAAAACCTTCCAAATTAATAAAACTATAAATTACTCCCCCCAGCAGTGGTCCTAAAATATGAGATAAAGATTCTATAACCCGAGCTTGAGAATTAATTTTCACCAGAGCAGATTCTCTAACCAGACTGGGCTTGGCTGATTCTAAAGCAATATCAAAAAATACTGTTAAACTTGTCATCACAAAGGTGCTGAAATAAAGAATATATAGATTAAAAGAAAAATTAGTTAGAGCCAGATAGATTAGAGAAAGAAATATGCCATTAATCAAATCGGAGCCAACAACTAGAATCTTTTTATTAAATCTGTCTGCTATTACACCAGCAATTGGATTAAATAAAACAACAGGAATGGTATATAAAGCTAAGTTGAGAGCAAATGAAAAAGCAGAAGAAGTGGTTCTTAATAAATAAAGACCAACTACAAAAGCATAAATGGCAGACCCAAATAAAGAAATTGTTTTACCAGATAAAAAGAGTATTAAATTTAAATCTTCTCTCTTATCACTTTTAATTTCTAGATTATTTTCGTCACTATTAGCTTGATATTTTAGCATTTTGTTTACCTCCTCTTTTTTCTAAGTTAATTATAAAATCTGGAGGTAACACAAGTGCAATAGCTTACAAAATTTTTTTTAGAAATAATTTATTTAAAACTGGAGTTAACTCTACTTTTTAGCGTGCAGTTGATAGGAATAAATTTGATCTCCAATTTGAGCAAACTCTTCGTATTTCCCTATTGAAGTATCTATTTTTTTAATTTCCGATTTATATTCATCTAAAAATTCAAATTTCATTTCTTTTAATTTTGATCTAATATTTGAATAGATAAAATAATCCCTGTAATTTCTGGCAACAATATTTTTTTCTCCAAATTTATGATAAATTATAAAAATTGCTGTCATCATAAAATGGTCCTTAAAATATTTCAGTAATAATTCCGGCAAAAATCCTTGATTATGAAAAGAATAATTCGAAATCCCTGAATAATCAATTAAATAATCAAGTGAATTTTCTTTAAGTGGTAAGTTAGGCAGTTCTGCTGTTAAGAAAATTATTTCCGGTCCAGCAGCTGATAATTCTAATAATGACTTAAGATATCTATTCAATTCTGGCTTATGTTCAACACAAATATAAATAGCATTTTCAGGAAGCTGATCATAGATATTTCTGATTAAAAGTCCATAACCAGAACCGGGTTCTAAAATGGTTTTGCTTTCTAAATTAGAATAATCAATTCTATTTTTCAACCACTCTAGACTCTGATATGATTGATCCATAAATTCAGAATCAGTTTCATTGATATAATCAGTTATATGATGAATTGAATCTGCTTCAAATATTTCTTCCTTATTTTCCGAATCATAGATTTCTTTTGTATATAATATTCCATCACGTATTAGAATCTTTTCTCCACAGCTGCAGTTAAGGCTCCCCTGGTGAATTCTGTTATTTTCAATTTCTTTTGCTGATAAAGTTAAATCAGAACCGCAAACTGGACAGGCAAAGAGATTGAGGGAATTTAAATTTAAACTGAGATCATTTTGTTTCTCATTATTTTCTTTTTTTAATCTTTTTAGATGAGTATTTAGTGCTTTTTTTGCATCTTTTAAATTAATAATTCTATTTTCTATCTTTTTAATTTTTTCCTGATAGAGATTTTGATAATAGCTGTTTTTTTGATAGTTGCTCAACCTACCTATTCGCTTAAAACTTAAAATTTCTTTAATCTCATCTAAAGAAAACTCCATCTCCTTTAATTTTAGTATTTCAGCCATATCATTTTGATCTTCCAGATCGAATTCATAATGGCCACCTACTTTCTGAGGATTAATCAAGTTTAATTTCATATAATAGCGAATAGTATCATAACTTAAATCAAAGTTATTTGAAAATTCTTTAATTTTCATTTAAACTCATCCCTTTTATAAAATATTAAATTATAGCTCAGTCAGAATAATAATTCGGAAATATAATAACTCCAGAAAATTAATTAAGCTGCTGTAGATTATTACAGCAGCTTAAATTGTCATTGAAAATATAAAGTTGATTTATTTTTTAGCTAATGATCCCATTGGATCCCATGGTTTTAAGACAACAGGATCTTTTTGATATGATTTTAGATCAGCTTCAGATAAATATTTTTTATTAATAACTACTTCATAGTTGAATTCTTTAAACCAGTCATTACTCATAATGAAAAATCCATCTTCACCAACTTTTTCTCCCCAGCTGTTTTGAACTTTCCAGCGTTCAGCCTGATTCTGATCATTAATATTTACACCTGTAAAGACCATCGCATGAGTTAAAATACTTTCTCCATACTGCAGTCGCTGACCCTTATCTAATGAAAATTTAGTGTCTAAAAGATCTTGATAATTAAATAACTCTGTATCCATTATTCCTAAATCTCTATCAGACCACTGACCAACATCACAGCCAAACCAGACTGGTTCACCATCTTTTAATTGGGCTGTACTGTAATCAATTAGTTTTTCAATCGGCAGGTTTAAATAATGAATCTGCTGTCCCTCTTTTACGTTACCCAAAAATTCTACTGTATAAGTTTGATCAAAGGGCTTATCATTTGTGGGAGCGTTAATAATACTCACATAGTCAGTCATCTTAACTTTAGAATACTTATTATAAAACTCTAACGGACTTAATCCACTATCACGATAAAATTTCCCATCTTTATCTTTATACTCAAAATCAAACTCCTGTGGAGGCTCACCTAAAAAGTAAGCAAGTATAGAATATATTTCAGCCAGCATAGATTCTTTTTCTTCTCTTAAACTTTCCTTATCTGCCCCTAGTTTAAAATCTTTTCTTAAACTTTTGGCCAGATCTCTTAATTTCAAACTTAAAATTTTATTCATGTACCGAGAATTACTGCTGTGATAACTTTCTGGCATTGTATATTTAGGTATGATTCCATATTTTTCGATTAATGCTGTAAACATATCCCACTGACCACCATCATTTGTTGGTTCATTTAAAAGCCACATTACTCGGCGGCTGTCAAGTTCAAGATCTACTGTTGAAATAATATTTTCTAGAAAATAATTTGCTTTTTCAAGTTTATCCCAAAACATTGTGTAGGCTTCTGATAATTCAAAATCATGGTCCTTGATATTTAAATCCTTGGAAATACTATAACGGATATTGTTTAAAGCCGCAAACATCCAGCAGCGACCACTTTTTTCCTGATTAGTTACCTTACCAACATCAATTTCTTCCGAAAAATCATAATGCATTTTTTTAACAGATTCATTATTAAGAGCAGTGTCGTTAATCCCATTTTTAATTACAGCATTGGCAATAATTTCACTGTTTTCTCTCTTGTTAAAATAAGTCGAAAAATCTTCTAAATTTTTCTGATCAATTCTCTGTCTATTCATTTTAATGCCTCCATATATTTAATTATTAATAAAAACACTTAAAATTTCCATTAAATTATGCTCGGTTATATATAATTCGTCAAAAGCTAAGTTGTCTGCCAATTTTTCTAATTTATGTATCTCACAATCAAATTTTTCTTCTAAAAATTCGAGATTTTTATTTTGAGCATAGTTATTATATATTAAGCATTCTTTTTGATGCCAGGAGAATTTAATTTTATCTATTAAAAGTAGTGCACTATTTAAACTTTTATTTATTAATTCGTTATCTGTTGAAATATAACTTTTGAATTTTCTATTTTGACCAATGAAATCTAATATCTTTTCAGTTTCATTAAATAGGTCTTTTTTATTTTCAGGATATTTACCAGGCTCAACTTCAGTAATAGTAATTGCCAACCTTATTTTCAATGGTAATAAAACTGCTCTTAACTCTCTTAAAAAATCAATGAGATTTAAATTTTCATTAAATATTCCCTGAATTTCATCTCCCTTAACTATTTCAAATTTACTTATTACAGCCTCAGGATAATTTATTCTATCAACTTTTTCTGCAAAGACTTCTCTAAAATTATCAACCTTCTTGGACTTAATAATATCCCCTTTGATTGTTATGTATTTATTCATCAAATTCACCTCTGAAATATACTTTTTATCTAATTGTACATTTTTCTTCATTTTTCAATGACTTATATGCCGGACGAATTATCTTATGGTCACTAACTAACTGCTCAATTCGATGAGCACACCAACTGGCAACTCTAGCTGTAGCAAATAAAGGAGTAAATAATTCTTCTGGAATATTTAATAATTGGTAGACAAAACCAGAATAAAGATCTACATTTGCACATATTTCACAATCTTCTCCCCGTTCTTCTTTAAATATTTCTTTGGTTAAACTTTCAATATTATCATAGAGTTCAAATTCCTGCAGTCTGCCTTTGGCTGCAGCTAATTCTTTTGATTTTCTTTTCAAAATCACAGCTCTGGGATCACTTTTTGTATAAACAGCATGACCCATCCCATAAATCAGACCTTTTTGATCAAAAACTTCGCCTTTTAAGATTTTTTTCAAATATTTTTTTAACTCTTTTTTATCTGAATAATTATCAAGATTATCTTTAATGTTATCTACCATGGCTTTCACTCTTAGATTAGCACCACCATGTTTGGGTCCTTTAAGACTCCCCACAGCTGCGCCAACAGCAGAATATGTATCAGTACCACTTGAAGAAACAACATGGGTTGTAAAAGCAGAGTTATTACCTCCACCATGTTCAGCATGTAAAATTAACAATAAATCCAGTGTATCTTTTTCAAGCTGAGTATATTCATTATTAGCTCTAATCATATGTAAGATATTAGCAGCTGTCCCCAGTTCGTTTTTCGGATTATGTAGATATAAACTCTGATCATCAAAGTAATGTGCTTTAGCCTGAAAACCATAAGATATAATTGTTGGAAATCTGGCAATTAACTTTAAACTTTGAATTAAAATTCTATCAATATCAAGACAATCAGGCTTTTCATCATAAGAATAAAGAACAAGTATTGCTCGCTGAAGTTTGTTCATTACGTCTCTACTAGGACTTTTCAAAATTGTATTTTCAGTAAAATGTGTCGGTAATTTTCTAAAACCATCTAAAATCGCATTAAATTTCTTCAATTCTTCCTCATCAGGCATTTCCCCAAATAATAATAGATAAACTATACTCTCAAAACCAAACTCTCCTGTATTTTTTACTAACTCCTCGATTTCTATATCTCTGTAGAATAGTTTCCCCTCAATGGAAGTCTTAACCCCATCACAATAAGTATAGCCGTGAACTGAACCAATTTTAGTAAAGCCAACAACTACTCCAGTCCCATCTGAATTTCTAAGCCCCTGCTTAATATCATATTGTTTATAATATTTTTTACCAATTTTGTTAACCTCTTCTACTCTAACTGCTCTCTCCTCAAGCCAATCTTCTTTTAAATCTCTGATTAACCAATCTTTAGTATCCACTTTCTCACTCCTCAATTTAATCTATAGTAGTAATTAGTTTTAAAACTGTATCTCTACCATTTAAAAAATCTTCAAATCCTGTTTCTACAGTAATATCTGGATAAAGAGCATCGGGGTCAATATTTTCGAGTAATTTAAAATATTTAGTGGAATAACTAACTTTTAGATCAGTATTAGGAAGATTAAAAGCCCTTACTTCTCCAAAATGATTAGGTTTTCCCATAGTAGCTGTACCAATTAAATAAGCATCAAGTTGATTCTTAAAATCAAGAGCATTGATTATTGCTGATGAAAATGTATTAGGGCCAATAATAACATAAGTATCAAATTGATCTTTGTATTTATTTAATTCAGCTGCAAATTGAGTCCCCTGCCTTGAGTCTCCTCCAGAATTATGTCTTAAGTCAATTACAAATTTTTCAATTTCTTTATTTTCAATAGAATGAAAGATTTTATTTTTTTGCTCAGAAAAAGATGGTAATTCTGGCTTAGGCCGCTTATGTTTTTTTGCCAACTCTCTGCTCCAGCAGCTATTATATTGGAAATATAATATTTTTTCTGTTTCTAGATACTTAGACCAAAATAATTTATTTGAATTTGAAAGGGCAATATTATTTTGATAATCTAGATAAATTAAATCATCAGCATTTTTATAAATATTTTCAATATTTTTTGCTGCAAATGAAATTTTAAGCTGACTATCACCTTCATTAAAAATAAACTCATTTTTTTGATCAATAATCTCTAAATAACTTAAAACTTCTTTTAAATTTAGAAATGAAGTGAGTTTATATTCTAACGCATATTGATTATCAGCTGTGATTAGTGAAGAAAATTTATTTTTTAAATCTGATGGACTATAACCGTTAATTGAAATTAATTTTGCCCCTAAAATCTCCTTATATTTTTTATCTACTGCTCTAACTCGATAGCCATCAGCAAACTTTTTAAAATAAACTGGATAATATTTTTTAAAAAACCGAGTATTATCAACAGCAGTATGACTATCTCCAATTTTAGTAAACAGTTCTGCCAATCTTAAACTAATGTCAAGATTAGAAAGTTTTGGTAAATCAGCTTTGATTTTTTCTAATTCACTTTTAAATTCTTCTTTTTTAAGCTTGAAAAATAAATTTTTATGACGGGCAGGCAGCTCTTTTTCTAAATAATTGAGATCCTGCAGCCATTCTTCTTTTGTAAATTCTACTGCAGATACTAAACTGCTGCAAATTATTAAAATCATTAGAAATACCAAAACTATCTTTTTCATAAAAGGAGCCTCCAGAATTCAGCTAAAAGTTAAATATCATTTTCTACTCTGATAACACTTTTTATTTCAATTACATCATCCAGCTCTTTAATTTCATTTAATGATTTTTCCAAATCTTTTTCCTTAACATGATGAGTAATAAAAACTAAAGGTACAACCGGATTATCTTTTTGTTTCTGAAGAACTGAAGCCAAACTAACATTATTGTCACCAAAAATTTTAGCAATATGAGCCATAACTCCAGGTTTATCCTCAACTTCAAGACGCAGATAAAAACTATTTTCTATTTCATCAATCTTCGTTACATTACTTTCTAAAAATGAATCCATTCTCTGAACTTCGCGCTGATTATAATTAATATCTTTTGCAACCTGAATAATATCAGCAGTTACAGCACTTCCTGTAGGCATCTGGCCTGCGCCTCTAGCTGTAGACATTACCTGACCAACTGCATCACCATGGAGATAAACACAGTTATATGTACCATTAATCATAGCAATCGGATGATCTTCAGGGATAAAAGCTGGATGAACCCTGATATCTACACCATCATTTCCATTTTTAGCAATTGCTAAAAGTTTAATTACATATCCCATTTCGTGTGCCAGCTCTAAATCAGTACTTTTAATCTCTCTAATACCCTCAACATAAACATCTCTCACATCTACAAATCTTTCAAAAGCAAGCGAAGATAAAATAGTTATTTTATAAGCTGCATCATGACCATCTATATCTGAACTGGGATCTGCTTCTGCAAAACCAAGATCTTGAGCATTTTTTAATGATTCATCAAAGTCTTTTTTGTTTTTACTCATATCTGTTAAAATATAATTTGTGGTTCCATTTAAAATACCATAAATTTTTTCTATTCTATTAGCAGCGAGGGAATTCTGAAGCGGTCTTATAATTGGAAGTCCTCCCGCCACACTTCCTTCGTAACAAACCTGTGCATCATTTTCATCAGCTTTTCTAAATATTCTTTTCCCATATTTTGCAATTACAAGTTTATTAGCTGTTACAATGCTTTTACCATTTTCTATTGACCGCATAATATAATCATATGCTGGCTGTTCACCACCAATTAATTCTACAACAATATCAATCTCTGGATTATTAATAATGTCTTCAGCATTGTCAGTTAATAAATTTTTATCAATTTCAATATCTCTTTCTTTATCAAGGTTGTTAACCAATATTTTTATAATTTTAACCTCAGTTCCAACCTTATTTTTAATATTTTCAGCATTTTTTTCTAAAATCTTCACTACTCCACTACCAACTGTTCCTAATCCTAAAATACCTAATTTAAGCAATTTTATACCCTCCTATGATCTTATATCTCTTTCTACTATATTCTCTATTATTAAACATTATATCAAGGAGTTATTAAATTGTCGACCTTTCGAGAAAAATTATAGTTAAAATTGATATAATGTAGTCAAAGATACAATTATCGAAAATAATAATCATTACTGTTGACAAAAATATTAAGTTGTGCTATATTAAGTTTAGCACAATATAATTGACAAATAATAAGGAGGAAATTCAAATGAAAAAAGTTTTATTTAATTCCAAGATGATGGTTTCTTTAGTGATGGTTTTGGCATTAATTTTTTCTCTTAATCTAATGGTTTTAGCTGATGGACATGGTGGGGGACCTGATGTAATAGATGTAGCTTTAGAAGCAGATGATTTTAATACTTTAGCAACTGCACTTACTGAAGCTGAATTAATATCAACTCTTAAAGGGGACGGACCATTTACAGTTTTTGCACCAACAGATGCAGCTTTTGCAGCACTACCAGAAGGAGTTTTAGATGGCTTATTAGCTGATAAAGAACAGCTAACAGATGTTCTTTTATACCATGTAGTATCCGGCAAAGTAATGGCAGAAGATGTTTTAGAAATGGATGGAGCAATGGTAGAAACAGTACTTGGAGAAGACATTGAAATTTCAATTAAAGATGGTATGGTTTATATAAATGATGCTCAGGTTACAACAACAGATATTGAAGCAAGCAATGGTGTTATTCATGTTATCGATACTGTTTTAGTACCTTAAACAATTTCAGATAAATTATTTAAGCTATTAAATCATAAAACTCTTCTCGTAATTGAGAAGAGTTTTTTTATGATAATTTTTATTTTTTACTATCAAATTAAAAGTTGAAAAATTCCAGAAAGGTTCGAATTACACTGGCTCCACCAACAGCTGTCCCAATCACACTTCCTAAATTAGCTAAAATAACAATTAAGAGTATATGTGTTACCTTATTCGTATAAATTTCTTTAATACTTATACCTTGAGAAAGTTTCTGAAAATCTTTAACCTGCGGTTTTTTCAGATAAGCTTCTGCTAATCCAGCAAACCAACCAGCTGCCAGCGCTGGATTTAAAGAACTTAAAGGTGCCACTACAAAAGCAGTTAATATAGTTAAAATATGGCCCCTACCCAAAAGTACACCTAAAGCTGATAAAGATCCATTCCAGATAATCCAGGCCTTAGTAACTTCAATTCCTGTACTAATATTATTAATAAAACTTGAAATTATTATAACTAAAATTACTGCTGGGATTCCCCAGGAAAATATTTTCCCCCATTTAGGTTTTTTCGGTAATTCCGTTATTTTTGACAAATTTTGTTCTTTGTAAATTTCCTTTTTAACTCCTGGTACATGTGCTGCACCTAAAACTGCAACAATTTTATCGCCCGAGGCATTTTTTATCTTATTTGCTAAAAATTGATCTCTTTCATCAAGTAAATGTTTTTTAATACCAGGAAATGATTTTCCCATTTCTTCCAACATCATATTTAAAGCATCACCATTTTTTAATTCATCAAGTTCTTCTTCAGTTATTTCTTCGTCTACAAATAGCATAGAAATTATTTGAACAATCAATTTTAACTTTTCCCAAAGCCCTAAACCTCGCCAGACCCTTTTAAAAGTAATTTGAATATTTCTATCAGCAAGTACCAATTCTGCCCCAATTTCCTTGGCAGATTCAATACCCTGTCTCATTTCTTCACCAGCACTAATACCTAATTTTTCAGCCATTCGACTCTGAAAAGAACTAATAATTAAATTAACAAGTAATAACAAAGATTTTTTTTGTTTTATCACCTGAAAAATATTCATTTCACTCCATTTATCTTCATCGTTAATCGAACTGTATCTTTCTGCA
This genomic window contains:
- a CDS encoding TetR/AcrR family transcriptional regulator, which translates into the protein MPKIIENLDEEISKTALALFRDNSYQNVSMRKIASEVGIAVGTLYNYYPNKWELYIEVFEESWRETYEILISNCKKLNNDYLINYLEIISEEMQNKKPIVKELFRFIINDLELDKTEQKEKINRVRFPKVLINQIYELFISILEKEFKIELEKDDPNLYRLFTMIQTDIPLLQQNFEKESDNLQFLYDVINSYVVKKFDS
- a CDS encoding MATE family efflux transporter; translation: MYKDEKTRKLAETPIPKLLTEMSIPAIIGMLVTAVYNIVDTIFVGRIGTEAIGAVTIAFPLFMVISAIGLSFGIGSASFISRLLGEDNKAMANRVSTTSIITTFILGIIMAAGGLYYLKPLLRLFGATDVIMPYAVNYTAIIILGSIFTMSNMNMNNMVRAEGSARMSMIALSTGALLNIILDPILIFTFKMGIAGASTATVIAQAVSTLILIAFYKSDKSVLDFKIREFSPSLSIYTEIMKIGVPTLIRQLLSSVAMTVLNNMAAVYGAAVVASVGIINRVFSFGFFVIAGFTQGFQPVAGFNFGAKKIERLKDSIKVTIKRTTLFGILLFIIFFFFNGQVISIFSQDPEVIEIAAAGLKLYALVLPLLGFAITINTLFQALGHGVPATILSLSRQGFFFIPAIILLSKSFGRRGLFMAQPVADGLTSILTAVLFIYVYQEIKELETAEAKKTVKKSQLKYDKESA
- a CDS encoding MFS transporter, translating into MLKYQANSDENNLEIKSDKREDLNLILFLSGKTISLFGSAIYAFVVGLYLLRTTSSAFSFALNLALYTIPVVLFNPIAGVIADRFNKKILVVGSDLINGIFLSLIYLALTNFSFNLYILYFSTFVMTSLTVFFDIALESAKPSLVRESALVKINSQARVIESLSHILGPLLGGVIYSFINLEGFILINALSFLISALIEYFIDYHYNRQSEKGREDNKNLGTFIFRLKEGFYYIFRSKKLKSLVYIFVALNFFFNFTLIVPLPYLMNTIWKINPDKYGLIQAAFPVGMITGALLTEKIMDQIGYNILIRNIALISAVGVTAFAVPIILFQNTPGENLILIYYSFLMFLSGISVAWIDVPANVIIQKIVPHNILGRVLSVKMSIIKIIVPAALLISSFMIKVLEVEYLIITGAAVFLSFNLIFFNSKLGKEFIKNK
- a CDS encoding MerR family transcriptional regulator, translated to MKIKEFSNNFDLSYDTIRYYMKLNLINPQKVGGHYEFDLEDQNDMAEILKLKEMEFSLDEIKEILSFKRIGRLSNYQKNSYYQNLYQEKIKKIENRIINLKDAKKALNTHLKRLKKENNEKQNDLSLNLNSLNLFACPVCGSDLTLSAKEIENNRIHQGSLNCSCGEKILIRDGILYTKEIYDSENKEEIFEADSIHHITDYINETDSEFMDQSYQSLEWLKNRIDYSNLESKTILEPGSGYGLLIRNIYDQLPENAIYICVEHKPELNRYLKSLLELSAAGPEIIFLTAELPNLPLKENSLDYLIDYSGISNYSFHNQGFLPELLLKYFKDHFMMTAIFIIYHKFGEKNIVARNYRDYFIYSNIRSKLKEMKFEFLDEYKSEIKKIDTSIGKYEEFAQIGDQIYSYQLHAKK
- a CDS encoding C1 family peptidase codes for the protein MNRQRIDQKNLEDFSTYFNKRENSEIIANAVIKNGINDTALNNESVKKMHYDFSEEIDVGKVTNQEKSGRCWMFAALNNIRYSISKDLNIKDHDFELSEAYTMFWDKLEKANYFLENIISTVDLELDSRRVMWLLNEPTNDGGQWDMFTALIEKYGIIPKYTMPESYHSSNSRYMNKILSLKLRDLAKSLRKDFKLGADKESLREEKESMLAEIYSILAYFLGEPPQEFDFEYKDKDGKFYRDSGLSPLEFYNKYSKVKMTDYVSIINAPTNDKPFDQTYTVEFLGNVKEGQQIHYLNLPIEKLIDYSTAQLKDGEPVWFGCDVGQWSDRDLGIMDTELFNYQDLLDTKFSLDKGQRLQYGESILTHAMVFTGVNINDQNQAERWKVQNSWGEKVGEDGFFIMSNDWFKEFNYEVVINKKYLSEADLKSYQKDPVVLKPWDPMGSLAKK
- a CDS encoding SatD family protein, yielding MNKYITIKGDIIKSKKVDNFREVFAEKVDRINYPEAVISKFEIVKGDEIQGIFNENLNLIDFLRELRAVLLPLKIRLAITITEVEPGKYPENKKDLFNETEKILDFIGQNRKFKSYISTDNELINKSLNSALLLIDKIKFSWHQKECLIYNNYAQNKNLEFLEEKFDCEIHKLEKLADNLAFDELYITEHNLMEILSVFINN
- a CDS encoding citrate synthase, which codes for MDTKDWLIRDLKEDWLEERAVRVEEVNKIGKKYYKQYDIKQGLRNSDGTGVVVGFTKIGSVHGYTYCDGVKTSIEGKLFYRDIEIEELVKNTGEFGFESIVYLLLFGEMPDEEELKKFNAILDGFRKLPTHFTENTILKSPSRDVMNKLQRAILVLYSYDEKPDCLDIDRILIQSLKLIARFPTIISYGFQAKAHYFDDQSLYLHNPKNELGTAANILHMIRANNEYTQLEKDTLDLLLILHAEHGGGNNSAFTTHVVSSSGTDTYSAVGAAVGSLKGPKHGGANLRVKAMVDNIKDNLDNYSDKKELKKYLKKILKGEVFDQKGLIYGMGHAVYTKSDPRAVILKRKSKELAAAKGRLQEFELYDNIESLTKEIFKEERGEDCEICANVDLYSGFVYQLLNIPEELFTPLFATARVASWCAHRIEQLVSDHKIIRPAYKSLKNEEKCTIR